Proteins encoded within one genomic window of Eleutherodactylus coqui strain aEleCoq1 chromosome 1, aEleCoq1.hap1, whole genome shotgun sequence:
- the LOC136616992 gene encoding uncharacterized protein, whose translation MERKEATREGVWSDRKEKGRKRRSQFAEGEEEGRRLQARGLQARLNMEQLVQQIREAVASQGPQWLMKMAEEFGTAAAAVPEVRAEEEPPAESSGAEPRGRPHRRRQPPTRLSPSPAAKKGGRSSPRAAGACGSGAARSQRPADAARRGDRRSGVAMGPEAGGTLTRSGGAVQRSDNRYAARNIRHNLASSAGRASSAQSQRSRGVTHELGSERHAGQRRDRTSTPPGPSFLMAGPGRNKADVEIQGASPDGGRRGGSNWTVWVLGHSYIYWAEKRARARPMGAHLGQMDVCVQWHGIRGLKWTGLLHELKKLRSSLSGMEEGKL comes from the exons atggagaggaaggaagcgaccagggAGGGGGTTTGGAGTGATAGGAAAGAgaaggggaggaagaggaggagtcagtttgcagaaggagaagaagaaggaagacgtctgCAAGCAAGAGGTCTGCAAGCAAGATTGAACATGGAGCAGTTGGTGCAGCAGATTCGAGAAGCGGTGGCCAGCCAGGGTCCCCAGTGGCTCATGAAGATGGCCGAAGAGTTCGGAACGGCGGCGGCGGCGGTACCGGAGGTGAGAGCAGAGGAAGagccaccagcggagagcagcggcgcagaaccACGTGGGAGACCGCACAGAAGAAGACAACCACCAACAAGATTGAGCCCCAGCCCAGCAGCAAAGAAGGGGGGCAGAAGCAGTCCGAGAGCAGCGGGAGCGTGCGGGAGTGGAGCGGCGCGGTCGCAGCGCCCGGCGGACGCAGCCAGGCGGGGGGATCGCAGGAGTGGAGTCGCAATGGGACCGGAGGCCGGAGGTACACTCACCAGGAGCGGAGGAGCGGTGCAGAGGTCGG ATAATAGGTACGCTGCCCGCAACATCAGGCATAATTTGGCATCTTCGGCCGGTAGGGCCTCCAGTGCACAAAGCCAGAGGAgccgtggtgtcacccatgaaTTGGGATCGGAACGACACGCAGGCCAGAGGCGGGATCGTACATCAACGCCACCCGGCCCGAGCTTCCTCATGGCGggaccagggaggaacaaggcgG atgtcgaaattcagggagcttcacccgacggcggacgtcgagggg GTTCAAACTGGACAGTGTGGGTATTGGGCCACTCATACATATATTGGGCCGAGAAGAGGGCCAGAGCAAGGCCGATGGGTGCCCATCTGGGACAAATGGACGTATGCGTGCAATGGCACGGCATACGAGGGTTAAAATGGACCGGGCTGCTCCACGAG ttaaaaaagttacgaAGCAgtttaagcggcatggaagagGGAAAGTTATAA